Proteins from one Oscillatoria sp. FACHB-1406 genomic window:
- a CDS encoding ATP-binding protein, with amino-acid sequence MEKTITHTSSPKRRSLSQQLLGSLGLSLIAVGLTTLGLNYHLTRRNLEQQVQQRASSINQGLQFATEGLLELDNTSVLQRVVQNYATLPAVKEIAIVRPDGRVIAHSSGFTQTRPYKDVYPQLAARMEQTASTGVETSDRLLLQGKTVLVGLLPFSSALFSAGGKRGLAIVMLDAEQMQENVQQTFLTSTITLIAGIAVILGLTAFLIRRSVVNPIYRLQQAILHSRETEHFTTPPAMPANEIGFLAATFSDIFSQNLVLLEQARNQTLALAIAKDAADSANQAKSEFLANMSHELRTPLNGILGYAQILSRSKVLPEKERNGIDIIYQCGSHLLTLINDILDLSKIEARKLELAPKAIHVCSFLQSVVEICRIRAEQKGVDFITQFDPNLPESVEVDEKRLRQVLINLLGNAIKFTDCGSVSLTVAASDRSSPTDVRLKFLIADTGVGIAPEDRDRLFQAFEQVGDKTRQAEGTGLGLAICQQIVGLMGGRIQVESQLGIGSQFFFEVELPIGTDWVRQNSIHRGQTIVGYTGPRRYILVIDDRWENTTVLVNLLEPLGFIVRTALNGREGWEKMRQERPDLVITDIVMPVMNGFELLERVRQDPDLESLKVLVSSASVSEIDRQKSLNAGGDDFLNKPVDANELFDLIRTYIELDWVYESVAIDAPSEGESSSGILYPPSEEVAVLLELAREANLKALRERIQSLVASDERYSGFAAPILKLAKKFQAEEIEELLQNYRVEDKV; translated from the coding sequence ATGGAAAAAACCATAACCCACACCTCCTCCCCCAAACGGCGCAGTCTCTCCCAACAACTACTCGGCAGCTTGGGGCTTTCCCTCATTGCGGTCGGACTCACCACCCTCGGCCTCAACTATCACTTAACCCGCCGCAATTTAGAGCAACAAGTCCAACAACGCGCCTCTTCCATCAATCAAGGATTGCAATTTGCTACCGAAGGATTGCTCGAACTCGACAACACCAGCGTTTTACAGCGCGTTGTCCAGAACTACGCGACCCTACCCGCTGTGAAGGAAATTGCGATCGTCCGCCCCGACGGACGGGTTATCGCGCATAGTTCCGGGTTTACCCAAACTCGTCCTTATAAGGACGTTTATCCTCAACTGGCAGCCCGGATGGAACAAACTGCCAGTACGGGGGTAGAAACGAGCGATCGCCTGCTTCTACAAGGCAAAACGGTGTTAGTGGGTTTACTCCCTTTCAGTAGTGCCTTATTCAGTGCGGGCGGCAAACGGGGACTCGCGATCGTGATGTTGGATGCCGAACAAATGCAGGAAAACGTTCAGCAAACCTTTCTCACCTCCACCATTACCCTGATCGCGGGCATTGCCGTCATCTTGGGGCTAACCGCCTTCCTGATTCGTCGCAGCGTTGTCAATCCGATTTATCGCTTGCAGCAAGCCATCCTTCACAGTCGCGAAACCGAGCATTTTACGACACCCCCCGCAATGCCCGCCAATGAAATTGGTTTCCTTGCTGCGACCTTTAGCGATATTTTTAGCCAAAACCTGGTGTTACTCGAACAAGCCCGCAATCAAACGCTTGCCCTCGCGATCGCGAAGGATGCAGCCGACAGCGCCAACCAAGCCAAAAGTGAATTCCTCGCCAATATGAGTCACGAACTGCGAACTCCGCTCAACGGCATTCTCGGTTACGCTCAAATCCTCAGTCGCTCTAAAGTTCTTCCTGAAAAAGAGCGTAACGGCATCGATATTATCTATCAATGCGGTTCCCATCTGCTCACCTTAATTAACGACATTCTCGACCTCTCCAAAATTGAAGCCCGCAAGCTCGAACTCGCTCCCAAAGCGATTCATGTCTGTTCTTTCCTGCAAAGTGTTGTCGAAATTTGTCGGATTCGAGCCGAGCAAAAAGGAGTCGATTTTATCACACAATTCGATCCCAATCTGCCGGAAAGTGTTGAAGTTGATGAAAAACGCCTGCGTCAAGTTTTAATTAATTTGCTCGGCAATGCGATTAAATTTACCGATTGCGGCTCGGTTTCGCTGACGGTAGCAGCAAGCGATCGCTCTTCTCCTACCGACGTTCGCTTGAAATTTCTGATCGCCGATACCGGCGTGGGGATTGCACCGGAAGACCGCGATCGCCTTTTCCAAGCGTTTGAACAAGTCGGCGATAAGACGCGCCAAGCGGAAGGAACGGGCTTGGGATTGGCGATCTGCCAGCAGATTGTCGGGTTGATGGGAGGACGCATCCAGGTCGAAAGTCAACTTGGAATTGGCAGTCAATTTTTCTTTGAAGTCGAACTGCCGATCGGTACCGATTGGGTTCGACAAAATTCCATCCATCGGGGTCAAACGATCGTCGGTTACACAGGGCCGCGCCGTTACATTCTCGTCATCGACGATCGCTGGGAAAATACTACCGTTTTGGTCAACTTATTAGAACCCCTCGGTTTTATCGTCAGGACTGCCCTCAATGGGCGCGAAGGATGGGAGAAAATGCGCCAAGAACGCCCCGATTTGGTTATCACCGATATCGTCATGCCCGTCATGAACGGGTTTGAATTGCTCGAGCGGGTTCGCCAAGACCCGGATCTCGAGTCTTTAAAGGTGCTGGTATCTTCTGCCTCCGTGTCGGAAATCGATCGCCAGAAGTCTCTCAACGCCGGGGGCGATGATTTTCTGAACAAACCCGTTGATGCCAATGAATTATTTGACCTAATCCGGACCTATATCGAGCTAGACTGGGTTTATGAATCTGTAGCGATCGATGCACCTTCTGAGGGAGAATCTTCATCAGGCATCCTCTACCCCCCCTCGGAAGAAGTGGCTGTCTTGCTGGAATTGGCACGGGAAGCTAATTTAAAAGCGTTGCGCGAGCGTATCCAAAGCTTAGTGGCATCGGACGAGCGCTATTCTGGGTTTGCAGCGCCCATCCTTAAGTTGGCCAAAAAATTTCAGGCTGAAGAAATCGAAGAATTACTGCAAAATTATCGGGTTGAGGATAAGGTTTAA
- a CDS encoding ABC transporter substrate-binding protein, whose amino-acid sequence MLVKLKPIFLFLFAIALVVTTSVQGCVAKLDSSPKPLRVGMNNWPGYAIALYAKDAGLFKKRGLNVELVRFNNQQDNIRATIRGSLDASFVPLWEAMQVDPGDDRPAYIMAVDISYGSDGIVARPNLNSVAELRGKTVAAKLGTVSHLILLEALKASKLQPNDIEIKDVSNDTAVQLLKQGQVDAAVVWEPLLGQTAREIGGKIIFTTKDVDSLVIDGLATRASYANEHQAELVQFILAWFDTIHAVETQPDKVFENIAQQLNQTKESFTKDYSGLKQGDIALNQRMFDNRLQQAKQEIIQLLKNDTRHRQVIREDIQIDDRAVKTAMKEWKKP is encoded by the coding sequence ATGCTCGTCAAACTTAAACCCATCTTTTTGTTCCTGTTTGCGATCGCGCTCGTCGTCACGACAAGCGTTCAGGGATGCGTCGCCAAACTCGATTCGTCCCCCAAACCCCTGCGCGTGGGGATGAATAACTGGCCCGGATACGCGATCGCGCTTTACGCCAAAGATGCAGGGTTATTTAAAAAACGCGGCCTCAACGTCGAACTGGTACGATTCAACAACCAGCAAGACAACATCCGAGCCACAATTCGCGGTTCCCTCGATGCCAGTTTCGTCCCACTCTGGGAAGCGATGCAAGTCGATCCCGGAGACGATCGCCCCGCCTACATCATGGCCGTCGATATTTCCTACGGTTCCGACGGCATCGTTGCACGCCCCAACCTCAACTCCGTCGCCGAACTGCGCGGAAAAACCGTCGCCGCCAAACTCGGAACCGTCAGTCACCTCATCCTCTTAGAAGCCTTAAAAGCCAGCAAACTCCAACCCAACGATATTGAAATCAAAGATGTCTCCAACGACACCGCAGTACAACTGTTAAAACAAGGTCAAGTCGATGCTGCCGTCGTTTGGGAACCCTTACTCGGGCAAACCGCCCGAGAAATCGGAGGCAAAATCATTTTTACCACCAAAGACGTGGATAGTCTTGTGATTGACGGTTTGGCAACGCGCGCCAGTTACGCCAACGAACACCAAGCCGAACTCGTTCAATTCATCCTCGCTTGGTTCGATACTATCCATGCAGTAGAAACTCAACCCGATAAAGTCTTTGAAAATATCGCTCAACAATTAAACCAAACCAAAGAATCTTTTACCAAAGACTATTCCGGACTCAAACAAGGCGATATCGCCCTCAATCAACGGATGTTTGACAATCGCCTCCAGCAAGCCAAACAAGAAATCATCCAACTCCTCAAAAACGATACTCGCCATCGCCAAGTCATCCGCGAAGATATCCAAATCGACGATCGCGCGGTTAAAACCGCCATGAAGGAATGGAAAAAACCATAA
- a CDS encoding ATP-binding sensor histidine kinase, producing MSDIPHLCLNRSPQLPGYHLIEQLYASSRTLVYRAEHLATQRSVIIKVLQAIYPSFNELVQFRNQYTITKNLNIPGIINPLSLEPWQNGYALVMEDTGSLSLVQYTQQQPLDVGGSLHVALQIAEILHQLHAQRVIHKDIKPANILIHPETGQIQLIDFSISSLLPKETQEIQNPNSLEGTLAYISPEQTGRMNRGVDYRSDFYSLGVTLYQLLSGQLPFQTKKPLELVHAHIAQLPVPLHEVNPGIPPQVSHIVLKLLAKNAEDRYQSALGLKYDLEQCQKQWQESGTIAEFELGMRDLCDRFIIPEKLYGREAEVQTLLDAFERVANPTKSASHEQVEMMLVAGFSGIGKTVVVNEVHKPIARQHGYFIRGKFDLFNRNLPFSGFVGAFRDLMAQLLSESEGQLQAWKTKILEALGDSGQVLIDVIPELEQIIGPQPPLLELSGSAVQNRFNLLLPKFIAVFATRAHPLVIFLDDLQWVDSASLKLIELLMEDRRHLLLLGAYRDNEVSAAHPFILTVEELKKAGKMVNTMTLAPLAFEETNQLVADTLHCSKERARPLTELVDRKTRGNPFFLTQFLKALHDDGQIVFNRDRGYWECDLTQINDLSLTEDVVRFMAERVQKLPPETQLLLELAACIGNQFQLETLAIVSQKPRADVAVALWRALQEGLILPQTEIYKFYLSTEQQHLTEHRRENVHYRFLHDRVQEAAYSLIPEAQKQSTHYQIGQLLLERLSPDAREERIFELVNQLNYGTALISEQDERDDLARLNLIACRKARAATAYQAGCEYAERGLSLLGAQAWERQYEMSLAFYEAAAELAMLGGDFEAMERYIEIAIARSRVLLDCASVYRTQIIASFARGQLIEAIAIARKFAAQFGVSFPEHPTEQDLGQTIDEINAAIGSRDVESLIDLPIMSDPEKIAIVQIITRIIPAAHISGSPLFPLLISYPVKLSIQFGNTNASAFAYVCYGILACNVWHDIDSGVKFGKLALNLISKLEDKAAQPEVLFVAGMFLLHRNAHTREMLPLIKQGYAAAIEVGNLEFVGFLAHLYCLNSFWCGQPLESLEQETRAYTEALVHFKQKPPEKWCRIYWQPILNLLGASANPCILSGEALEEETDIPRAIEAKDVHGLCFFHLYKLMLCYLFEDIESARQQSVEVERYLVAGAGMIGEPAYYFYDSLSLLAQLDAQAPEAAAAFERVARNQQQLTDYWARYAPMNHQHKVDLVEAEQCRVLGQNHQARDGYDRAIATAKTNGNLPEESLANELAAKFYLNCGKINVAAGYMQDAYYGYAKWGAKAKTNELELRYSCLLEPILQKATSSLAILETLANQNASAYPTHSQTSSSTTLNNTFDFAALLKVSQTISSAIQLDELLEILVSTMLENSGADKCALILYRQGEGQVRVMANLKDITLQAVPLENNPTLPVRAIQYVKNTLKTVIIDHLQTELPVIDRYLEEHRPKSVLCLPIIAPMRSQVAQQNNLVGVLYLENQEARGVFTRERLLVLNFLCTQAAISLENARLYQQARDYTQKLEQSQLQLVQSEKMSALGNLVAGVAHEINNPVGFIAGNITEVSIAVRDLTEYLELYREKCPFTSEEVAKKAKEIDLEYLLEDLPKMLESMQVGCERIASISTSLRTFSRADRDEKVPFNLHEGLDSTLLILKHRLKATKERPAIEVATDYGVLPEVDCFPGQLNQVFLNIIANAIDALEEANSGRSFDEIEAQQNRVTIQTRFEGEFVKIAIADNGKGMSPEVKARIFDHLFTTKAVGKGTGLGLAIARQIIVEKHGGAIAVNSEPGRGTEFILTLPLY from the coding sequence ATGTCCGATATCCCTCATCTTTGCCTCAACCGATCGCCTCAACTTCCAGGCTATCACCTCATCGAGCAACTCTATGCCAGTTCCAGAACCCTCGTCTATCGCGCCGAACACCTAGCCACTCAACGTTCGGTCATTATTAAAGTCCTGCAAGCCATTTATCCAAGCTTCAACGAACTGGTTCAGTTCCGCAATCAATACACCATTACTAAAAATCTCAACATCCCCGGTATCATCAATCCTCTCAGCCTCGAACCCTGGCAAAATGGCTATGCCCTCGTTATGGAAGATACCGGCAGCCTCTCCCTAGTACAATATACCCAGCAACAGCCGCTCGACGTAGGCGGGAGCTTGCACGTCGCCCTGCAAATCGCTGAAATTTTGCACCAACTGCACGCCCAGCGCGTCATCCACAAAGATATCAAACCCGCCAATATCCTGATTCACCCCGAAACCGGGCAGATCCAACTCATCGACTTTAGCATTTCGTCGCTACTCCCCAAAGAAACCCAAGAAATCCAGAACCCCAACTCGCTAGAAGGAACGCTAGCTTATATTTCCCCAGAACAAACTGGGAGGATGAATCGAGGGGTAGACTACCGCAGCGACTTCTACAGTTTAGGTGTCACCCTCTACCAACTGCTAAGCGGGCAGTTACCCTTTCAAACCAAAAAGCCACTAGAGTTAGTCCACGCTCATATCGCGCAGTTACCAGTCCCCCTCCACGAGGTTAACCCCGGCATTCCGCCCCAAGTATCGCACATCGTATTAAAACTGCTTGCCAAGAATGCCGAAGATCGCTATCAAAGCGCTTTGGGGCTAAAATACGACCTCGAGCAATGCCAGAAACAATGGCAGGAAAGCGGAACCATCGCCGAGTTTGAGTTGGGGATGCGAGATCTCTGCGATCGCTTCATTATCCCGGAAAAACTCTACGGACGGGAAGCCGAAGTTCAAACCTTGCTCGACGCTTTTGAACGGGTGGCTAACCCCACGAAATCCGCCTCGCACGAGCAGGTTGAAATGATGCTGGTTGCGGGATTTTCCGGAATTGGCAAGACGGTCGTCGTTAACGAAGTTCACAAACCGATCGCGCGCCAGCACGGCTATTTTATCAGAGGCAAGTTCGATCTCTTCAATCGCAATCTTCCGTTTTCCGGCTTTGTCGGAGCCTTCCGGGACTTGATGGCGCAACTACTCTCCGAATCCGAGGGACAATTACAAGCGTGGAAAACCAAGATTTTAGAAGCCCTCGGAGACAGCGGACAAGTCTTAATCGATGTCATTCCCGAACTCGAACAAATCATCGGCCCGCAGCCGCCACTGCTGGAACTTTCTGGTAGCGCCGTCCAGAATCGCTTCAACTTACTCCTCCCTAAATTTATTGCCGTCTTCGCCACTCGCGCCCATCCCCTAGTGATTTTCCTCGACGACCTCCAATGGGTAGATAGCGCGTCGCTGAAGTTAATCGAACTGTTAATGGAAGATCGCCGCCATTTGCTATTGCTGGGAGCTTACCGCGATAATGAAGTTTCGGCCGCTCATCCCTTCATTTTGACGGTGGAAGAATTGAAAAAAGCGGGGAAAATGGTCAATACCATGACCCTCGCACCGCTCGCCTTTGAGGAAACAAACCAATTAGTCGCCGATACCTTACATTGTTCCAAAGAGAGGGCGCGACCGTTAACCGAACTGGTCGATCGCAAAACTCGAGGCAATCCCTTCTTTTTGACGCAATTTCTCAAAGCCTTGCACGACGACGGACAGATTGTTTTCAATCGCGATCGCGGTTACTGGGAATGCGACCTCACCCAAATCAACGATCTTTCGCTAACCGAAGATGTCGTAAGATTCATGGCCGAGCGAGTGCAAAAACTCCCCCCAGAAACCCAATTATTGCTCGAATTAGCCGCTTGTATCGGCAATCAATTCCAACTAGAAACTTTAGCGATCGTTTCCCAGAAACCGCGAGCCGATGTTGCAGTGGCTTTATGGCGCGCCCTCCAAGAAGGACTCATCCTACCGCAGACCGAAATCTATAAGTTTTACCTCAGCACCGAGCAACAGCATTTAACAGAACACCGGCGCGAAAATGTCCACTATCGCTTCCTGCACGATCGCGTCCAGGAAGCCGCTTACTCTCTCATTCCCGAAGCCCAAAAACAAAGCACCCACTATCAAATCGGACAGTTATTGCTCGAGCGTCTTTCGCCCGACGCGCGAGAAGAACGCATCTTTGAACTGGTCAATCAACTCAACTACGGTACGGCTTTAATTTCCGAGCAAGACGAACGCGACGACCTCGCGCGCCTCAATCTCATCGCCTGCCGTAAAGCCAGAGCGGCAACGGCGTACCAAGCCGGATGCGAGTATGCAGAACGGGGATTGAGCTTGCTGGGAGCGCAGGCTTGGGAGCGGCAATACGAAATGAGTTTGGCTTTTTATGAAGCTGCTGCCGAACTGGCAATGCTGGGCGGTGACTTTGAAGCGATGGAACGATATATCGAGATTGCGATCGCGCGATCGCGCGTTTTGCTCGATTGCGCCAGCGTTTATCGCACCCAAATTATTGCCAGTTTCGCTCGAGGTCAACTGATTGAAGCCATTGCCATCGCCCGCAAATTCGCCGCGCAATTCGGAGTGAGCTTTCCCGAGCATCCCACCGAGCAAGACTTAGGGCAAACCATCGACGAAATCAATGCTGCGATCGGTTCGCGCGATGTTGAAAGCTTAATCGACTTGCCGATAATGAGCGATCCCGAAAAAATCGCGATCGTGCAAATTATCACCCGCATTATCCCCGCCGCCCATATCTCCGGGTCGCCCTTATTTCCCTTACTGATATCGTACCCGGTTAAACTTTCGATTCAATTCGGCAATACCAACGCCTCAGCTTTTGCTTACGTTTGCTACGGCATTCTCGCTTGCAATGTTTGGCACGATATCGACAGTGGCGTTAAGTTCGGCAAGCTGGCGCTGAACCTCATCTCCAAGCTCGAGGACAAAGCCGCCCAGCCCGAGGTCTTATTCGTTGCGGGAATGTTTCTGCTGCACCGCAACGCCCACACCCGAGAAATGTTACCGCTCATCAAACAAGGCTACGCCGCAGCGATAGAAGTCGGCAACCTCGAATTTGTCGGTTTTCTAGCCCATTTATACTGTCTTAATTCCTTTTGGTGCGGTCAGCCGCTGGAATCTTTAGAGCAAGAAACTCGCGCTTACACCGAAGCGCTGGTTCACTTCAAGCAAAAACCCCCCGAAAAGTGGTGTCGCATTTATTGGCAGCCCATTCTCAATTTGTTGGGAGCGAGCGCGAACCCCTGTATTTTATCCGGCGAAGCGCTCGAAGAAGAAACCGATATCCCCCGCGCGATCGAAGCGAAGGACGTGCATGGCTTGTGTTTTTTCCACCTCTACAAGTTAATGCTGTGCTATTTATTTGAGGATATCGAATCGGCGCGCCAGCAGAGTGTTGAAGTCGAGCGTTATCTCGTGGCGGGGGCGGGGATGATTGGCGAACCCGCGTACTATTTCTACGATTCGCTCAGTCTGCTTGCCCAACTAGACGCGCAAGCGCCAGAAGCCGCCGCCGCCTTCGAGCGAGTCGCTCGCAACCAACAGCAACTCACCGATTATTGGGCGCGCTACGCCCCCATGAACCACCAGCATAAGGTGGATCTCGTCGAAGCCGAGCAATGCCGCGTCTTGGGGCAAAATCATCAAGCTCGCGATGGATACGATCGCGCGATCGCCACTGCGAAAACCAACGGCAACCTTCCCGAAGAGAGCCTCGCGAACGAACTCGCCGCCAAATTTTATCTCAACTGCGGCAAAATTAACGTTGCGGCGGGCTATATGCAAGATGCTTACTACGGGTATGCCAAATGGGGTGCAAAAGCCAAAACCAACGAATTAGAACTGCGTTATTCCTGTCTGTTGGAACCGATCCTACAAAAAGCCACATCCTCACTAGCGATTTTAGAAACCCTAGCCAATCAGAACGCTTCGGCCTACCCAACCCACAGCCAGACTTCTTCGAGTACGACGCTTAATAATACCTTTGATTTTGCTGCGCTGTTGAAGGTTTCCCAGACGATATCGAGCGCGATTCAACTCGATGAATTACTAGAAATTCTCGTTAGCACGATGCTCGAAAATTCGGGCGCGGATAAATGTGCATTGATTCTATATCGCCAAGGTGAAGGGCAGGTTCGAGTGATGGCAAATTTAAAAGACATCACTTTACAAGCCGTTCCCTTAGAAAACAATCCAACCCTTCCCGTTCGAGCCATCCAGTATGTCAAAAATACCTTAAAAACCGTTATTATCGACCATCTCCAAACCGAGCTACCCGTTATCGATCGCTATTTAGAGGAGCATCGACCCAAAAGCGTACTGTGTTTGCCGATAATCGCCCCCATGAGGAGCCAAGTAGCCCAGCAAAACAATTTAGTTGGAGTTTTATATCTCGAAAATCAGGAAGCGCGGGGAGTTTTCACTCGAGAGCGCCTTCTGGTTCTCAACTTTCTCTGCACTCAAGCAGCGATTTCTCTTGAAAATGCAAGGCTCTACCAGCAAGCCCGAGACTATACCCAAAAACTGGAGCAATCGCAATTGCAATTGGTACAAAGCGAAAAAATGTCGGCGTTGGGCAATTTAGTTGCCGGTGTCGCTCACGAAATTAACAATCCAGTGGGGTTTATTGCTGGGAATATTACCGAAGTCAGTATTGCCGTTCGGGATTTAACAGAATACCTAGAACTCTATCGAGAAAAGTGTCCCTTTACTAGCGAGGAAGTTGCTAAAAAAGCCAAAGAAATTGACTTGGAATATCTGTTAGAAGATTTGCCCAAAATGTTGGAATCGATGCAGGTTGGATGCGAGCGAATTGCTAGTATTAGTACCAGTTTGCGGACGTTCTCCCGGGCGGATCGAGATGAGAAAGTTCCTTTCAACCTTCATGAAGGTCTTGACAGTACGCTTTTGATTCTCAAACATCGCCTCAAAGCGACAAAGGAACGTCCGGCGATTGAAGTCGCAACCGATTACGGCGTTCTGCCGGAAGTGGATTGTTTTCCCGGACAACTCAATCAGGTGTTTTTGAATATTATTGCTAATGCGATCGATGCGTTAGAGGAGGCGAATTCCGGGCGCAGTTTTGACGAGATTGAAGCCCAGCAAAATCGCGTGACCATTCAGACTCGGTTTGAAGGAGAGTTCGTTAAAATTGCGATCGCGGATAACGGCAAGGGAATGTCGCCCGAAGTGAAAGCACGTATTTTCGACCACCTTTTCACCACAAAAGCGGTAGGGAAAGGAACGGGGCTGGGATTGGCGATCGCACGGCAAATTATCGTTGAAAAACACGGCGGCGCGATCGCGGTCAACTCCGAACCGGGTAGAGGAACGGAATTTATCTTAACACTCCCCCTGTATTAA
- a CDS encoding MASE1 domain-containing protein: MPKNASVKITLVNFLVGLLYYSLAELSRHLASTPNSVTPVWPPDGLAVGVTLLYGNWMLPGVFLGSFLANIQAFSSANSLESLSISIFAVCGIAGGTTLGTFWGTSLLRRRSYYSYPFNRVTDVIKFLLYCGFLCPVVNATVGVAMLIVAAKIPGSAYKSVWLVWWISNVAGIFILTPLLLSVREGLQSWQLKSNRQHSRVKYLRKQPAYLGKKIAETIILSGLIFSIGIAVFWHQNTFAYMLIPLLVWSAFRFGHLGATLSVFVVATIAILGTVRNLGYFAHPDLNQSLLNLQSFIAVIVFTTLILMAMLSEQAQSRVRLKNAFKELQLINEALEKQSFILADRNRTLQETLQQLKIAQAQMIQSEKMSALGILVAGVAHEINNPLGFLKGSSINVKDSIQSLLEHLELYRTHYPNANIEILENAEDNNIDFILTDLPKLLESMKGATDRIQAISTSLGIFSRADTESKVLANLHDGLDSTLLILKYRLKANEDRPAIQVIKEYGDLPLVECFPGQLNQVFMNILANAIDALEESNAGRSFTEIQPNPNCITIRTRAEEEDVTIAIADNGKGMSPELKARIFDQLFTTKRVGKGTGLGLAIARQIIEEKHGGQLKVRSEWGQGTEFSIQLPLTN; the protein is encoded by the coding sequence ATGCCGAAAAACGCGAGTGTCAAAATAACGCTGGTCAATTTTCTTGTTGGTCTACTGTATTACTCCTTAGCTGAATTATCGCGACATCTTGCTTCGACTCCTAATTCCGTCACTCCGGTTTGGCCTCCCGACGGACTTGCTGTTGGCGTAACATTGCTTTATGGCAATTGGATGCTTCCTGGCGTTTTTTTAGGTTCTTTTTTAGCGAATATCCAAGCATTTAGTAGCGCTAATAGTCTAGAAAGTTTATCAATTTCAATCTTTGCCGTTTGCGGAATTGCAGGAGGAACAACTCTCGGAACTTTTTGGGGTACGTCTTTATTGCGCCGAAGGAGTTACTACAGCTATCCATTCAATCGCGTCACTGACGTTATCAAATTTCTGCTTTATTGTGGGTTCCTCTGCCCTGTAGTTAATGCAACAGTAGGCGTAGCGATGCTCATTGTAGCTGCTAAGATACCGGGTTCTGCTTACAAAAGCGTTTGGCTTGTTTGGTGGATTTCTAATGTTGCCGGTATTTTTATTCTTACGCCTTTACTGTTGAGTGTTCGGGAGGGGCTACAATCTTGGCAGTTGAAAAGCAACCGCCAGCACTCCAGGGTTAAATATTTGCGGAAGCAGCCCGCATATTTAGGAAAAAAGATAGCGGAAACGATAATCTTATCGGGGTTGATTTTTTCGATTGGTATTGCTGTCTTCTGGCATCAAAATACTTTTGCCTATATGCTGATTCCTTTACTGGTTTGGTCGGCTTTCCGCTTCGGGCATTTAGGGGCAACGCTGAGTGTGTTTGTCGTCGCGACAATTGCCATTTTAGGTACAGTTCGTAACTTGGGTTATTTTGCTCATCCAGATTTGAATCAATCGTTACTTAATCTGCAATCTTTTATTGCCGTCATTGTGTTTACAACTTTGATTTTAATGGCGATGTTGTCAGAACAGGCACAATCGCGAGTGCGATTGAAAAATGCTTTTAAGGAATTGCAATTAATTAACGAGGCGCTTGAAAAACAAAGTTTTATCCTTGCCGATCGCAATCGGACATTACAGGAAACGCTGCAACAGTTAAAAATCGCGCAAGCGCAAATGATTCAGAGCGAAAAAATGTCGGCATTGGGAATTTTAGTTGCGGGAGTTGCCCACGAAATCAATAATCCCCTAGGATTCCTTAAAGGAAGCTCGATTAATGTCAAAGACTCTATCCAATCTCTATTGGAACATTTAGAACTGTACCGCACGCATTACCCGAATGCAAATATCGAGATTTTAGAGAATGCCGAAGATAACAATATCGATTTTATCTTAACAGATTTACCAAAATTATTAGAATCTATGAAAGGGGCAACCGATCGCATTCAAGCGATTAGTACCAGCCTCGGTATCTTTTCGCGGGCGGATACCGAATCTAAAGTTCTCGCGAATCTCCATGACGGTTTAGATAGCACGTTGTTAATTCTGAAGTACAGGCTCAAAGCGAATGAGGATCGCCCAGCAATTCAAGTCATCAAGGAGTATGGCGACTTACCGTTAGTGGAGTGCTTTCCCGGACAGTTAAATCAAGTCTTCATGAACATTCTGGCTAACGCGATCGATGCCTTAGAAGAGTCTAATGCAGGGCGTAGTTTTACTGAGATTCAACCCAACCCAAACTGCATTACAATTCGGACTCGTGCCGAAGAGGAAGACGTTACAATTGCGATCGCGGATAACGGCAAGGGAATGTCGCCAGAGCTTAAAGCGCGCATCTTCGACCAACTATTTACAACCAAGAGAGTGGGGAAAGGAACGGGATTGGGACTGGCGATCGCCCGTCAAATTATCGAAGAGAAACATGGCGGTCAGCTTAAAGTTCGGTCAGAATGGGGTCAAGGCACTGAATTCTCCATACAACTTCCCCTTACTAACTGA